ACCGCAGCAGGCTTGGTCAAGCGGGACTATGACAGATGCGCCTATCCTTTCCAGAACACTTAAAGATGCCTCACCGATATGGGGATAGATGTAATTTATAAGACAGCCAGCGAAGAAACCTATACAATGCTGTGATTTATCTTTTTTACTTCTGACTTCTGACTTCTGACTTCTGACTTCTAAAAAAAATTCCTTTGCCAATTGCGGCATAAGGCGGTTTTTGCCTATAAACGGCAGCGGGAATCTCCTGTGCAGACCGCTTTCTTCAGGAACTCTTTTAAAAAACAGGTTTTGAATCTTTGATGCGAATTTAACAAAGGTGTTTCCAGCCTTTTCTGAACCAAAAAACTTTGATATTGCAGTGCGGGTAAAATCAATCTTTCCATTTTTAAATGCCTCTCCCCTTGCTGTGATAACAATTTCAGGCACAGGCACATCATTCGGACAAGATTCTCTACAAGCCCCGCAAAGCACACATTCATTTATATGTTTTATAAACCTCTCTGAAAGTCCTATTTCATTATTCAATAAAGCTTTGCAAAGCGCTGTCTTCCCCCTTGGGCTTGCCTGCTCCATCTTCACCACATCAAATGTTGGGCATACGCTCCTGCATGTCCCGCATAAGACACAGTTAGAGAGTAGAGAGTAGAGAGTTGAGAGTGAAGATAAAGACAAATTATTCCTTCTCCTTTGGAAAGATTTTCCCGGGATTTAAAATACCCTTTGGGTCAAAAACCTGTTTGAGCCTTTTCATCAAATCTATAGCAGCGGGGCTTATTTCCATTCCTATATACGGCATCTTGGCAGTCCCTATGCCGTGCTCGCCTGATATTGTGCCGCCCAAATCTATGGTCAATTTGAATATGTCCTCCACAGCCTTTTTTGCCCTTGCTGCTTCATCTGTATTGTTCTTATCAATCATAACATTTACATGGATATTGCCGTCTCCTGCATGTCCGAAGTTTGCTATTGTGAGGTTATATTTGCTAGCAATATTATTTATCCCTGATATTGCAGCCGGGATTTTGCTTCTCGGCACAACAATATCTTCATTGATTTTATCAGGGTTAAGTTTCTTTAGAGACGGGGATATAGCCCTTCTTGCATTCCAGAGTCCTTTACGCTCTTTTTTATCCTTTGCAAGTTTAAATTCTTTTGAGCCATGAGCAGCGCATATTCTCTGAATTGCTGCAGCCTCTTTTTCTATTAAGTCCTTATCTCCGTCAACCTCTATCAAAAGCATTGCATCAACATCTTTTGGAAGAACATTGAGATACCCCTCAATACACCTTATGCAATTTCTGTCTATAAATTCCATAGTACAAGGAATAATCTTTGAAGATATAATCTTGGATACAGCGGCTGCAGCATCTCTCATATCTGAAAATACAGCAAGCATGGTCTTTGCTGCCTCTGGCAGCGGCAGGAGTTTTAAAATAATTTTTGTAACAATGCCGAGTGTGCCTTCTGAACCTACGAGCAACCTAGTCAAATCATAACCAACAACACCTTTCATGGTTTGTGTCCCTGTATTTATGACCTCTCCTGTTGGCATGACAACCTCTAACCCTAAAACATAGTCTCTTGTAACTCCATATTTTACTCCCCTTGGTCCGCCTGCATTTTCTGCTACATTTCCGCCAATGGTTGAGAATTTCAAACTGGTTGGATCTGGCGGATAAAAGAGCCCAAGTTTTTCAACCTCCGCCTGCAATTCGCCTGTAACAAGGCCCGGCTCAACAATGGCAATAAGATTTTCAGTGTCAATCTTTAAGATTTTGTTGAACCTTTCCAGAGAGACAACTACCCCGCCTTCAACAGGCAGACTTCCGCCTGAAAAACCAGAACCTGCCCCTCTCGGCACAACAGGAAATTCCTCAAAATTAGCCATCTTTAAAATAAGGGAGATTTCTTCCGCATTTTTTGGAAACACAACTGCATCAGGAAGGAATTTTTGATTTGTTGCATCGTAGGAATAACAAATCAGGTCTTCCTTTGAGAGCAGGATATTATTCTTGCCCACAATATTAGTTAATTCTTTAATAATGTTTTGAGAAAGCACAATCCACCTTATGTTTTCAGTATATCATATAGAAGAGGAGAGGTAAAAGAGAGATTAGGAAGAATATTAGGAAGGATTTATTTATACGGCTCTATGATTACCTTTATTGATTCTCTTGCCTCTGCAACAAGTTTGAAACCCTTGCCTGTTTCTGCAAGCGGCAAACGATGGGTAATCATGTCTTCTAAATTTACCCTTTTGTTCGCGATAAGTTCCATTGTTGCTGTAATATCAATGCCGCTTGCTGCATAGGATGTGGTTAAGGTAATTTCATTGCGCCATAAGTCCCAGAGAGGAATAGGAATTTCCACATCAGGGTTGGTGGGAGCAAAGAAGAGAATTGTCCCTCCCCTATCAACAGACTTTAGTCCCTGTTGAATTGCAGCCTCTGCCGCTGTGCAGATAATAACTAAATCAGCAAGGAAACCATTGTTTATCTCCTTCAATCTTTTAGGTACATCTTCTTTGGCATTGATAATTTTATCCGCGCCGAATTTCTTGGCGGCACTCAATCTATAATCGTTTATATCTGTTGCAACAATCTTTCCAGCGCCAAGCGCCCTTGCAAGTTGAATGTGCAAGAATCCAGAAATGCCGCTGCCGATTACTAGGATTTTTTGCCCTGCCTTAAAATTTGCAAGCCGCAGTCCCCGAAAGCAGCACGCAAGAGGCTCTATGAAAGTGCCTTCCTCATAAGAGATTTCATCCGGCAATAAAAATGTGCCTCTATCAACATTGATTTTCGGCACACGGATATATTCTGCAAAACCGCCGGGCTCAAAATTTGTTGTGCGGAGCGTATCACATACAGAATGGTGTCCTATGAGACAGTAGTGGCAGGTGTTGCACGGCACATGATGGGTTACAAAAACCCTGTCCCCTTTTTTATATTTTGACACACCCTGCCCAACCTCAACAATATCACCGCTGATTTCATGCCCAAGAACAAGCGGCGATTTCTTAATCCGATACCACTCCATAACATCGCTGCCGCAGATCCCGCTGGCAATGACCTTTACGAGCAGTTCACCATCGCTGATTTTCGGGACAGGCCGCTGTTCAAGCCGGACATCATTATTATTGTAATAGACTGCTGCACGCATAGAAAAATCTCTCCGATACCATTTTGCTGTTATCTGCTTATATTATTTTATTCGTAAACATCTTTTCTATGGCGTACGGATATAATGTCAACAATGCTTTTATCATCATCTATTGCATAAAGCACTCTGTAATCACCGATTCTAATACGCCAAAGATGTTTATTCCCGCGTAACTTTCTGCAGCCGTGGGGACGAGGGGTTTTCGCCAGCGCCTC
This region of Deltaproteobacteria bacterium genomic DNA includes:
- a CDS encoding (Fe-S)-binding protein → MSLSSLSTLYSLLSNCVLCGTCRSVCPTFDVVKMEQASPRGKTALCKALLNNEIGLSERFIKHINECVLCGACRESCPNDVPVPEIVITARGEAFKNGKIDFTRTAISKFFGSEKAGNTFVKFASKIQNLFFKRVPEESGLHRRFPLPFIGKNRLMPQLAKEFFLEVRSQKSEVRSKKDKSQHCIGFFAGCLINYIYPHIGEASLSVLERIGASVIVPLDQACCGMPAVGAGDIETAKKLAIKNLLAFERYELDYITTACATCGEGLKRRFKELLADEGDGMQQRVERFAHKVKDITELLANEVGVKYFTSHLPPPTSQIVTYHDPCHLSRGQGIKDEPRELIEFSGYRFKEMSHPCKCCGLGGSFNITNYEFSMEINRKKAMDIKNTGAQIAATSCPGCIMQIKDGLHKIGAKTKVVHVVELLA
- a CDS encoding FAD-binding protein — encoded protein: MLSQNIIKELTNIVGKNNILLSKEDLICYSYDATNQKFLPDAVVFPKNAEEISLILKMANFEEFPVVPRGAGSGFSGGSLPVEGGVVVSLERFNKILKIDTENLIAIVEPGLVTGELQAEVEKLGLFYPPDPTSLKFSTIGGNVAENAGGPRGVKYGVTRDYVLGLEVVMPTGEVINTGTQTMKGVVGYDLTRLLVGSEGTLGIVTKIILKLLPLPEAAKTMLAVFSDMRDAAAAVSKIISSKIIPCTMEFIDRNCIRCIEGYLNVLPKDVDAMLLIEVDGDKDLIEKEAAAIQRICAAHGSKEFKLAKDKKERKGLWNARRAISPSLKKLNPDKINEDIVVPRSKIPAAISGINNIASKYNLTIANFGHAGDGNIHVNVMIDKNNTDEAARAKKAVEDIFKLTIDLGGTISGEHGIGTAKMPYIGMEISPAAIDLMKRLKQVFDPKGILNPGKIFPKEKE
- a CDS encoding alcohol dehydrogenase catalytic domain-containing protein — translated: MRAAVYYNNNDVRLEQRPVPKISDGELLVKVIASGICGSDVMEWYRIKKSPLVLGHEISGDIVEVGQGVSKYKKGDRVFVTHHVPCNTCHYCLIGHHSVCDTLRTTNFEPGGFAEYIRVPKINVDRGTFLLPDEISYEEGTFIEPLACCFRGLRLANFKAGQKILVIGSGISGFLHIQLARALGAGKIVATDINDYRLSAAKKFGADKIINAKEDVPKRLKEINNGFLADLVIICTAAEAAIQQGLKSVDRGGTILFFAPTNPDVEIPIPLWDLWRNEITLTTSYAASGIDITATMELIANKRVNLEDMITHRLPLAETGKGFKLVAEARESIKVIIEPYK
- a CDS encoding type II toxin-antitoxin system RelE/ParE family toxin, with translation MPDYAITFARSARKEIETLEEDILNRIFPKIEALAKTPRPHGCRKLRGNKHLWRIRIGDYRVLYAIDDDKSIVDIISVRHRKDVYE